The DNA sequence GTGGTCAGCGCCGACTAGTCGGCGAACTGCATTTCGCGGGTCTCACCCATCAACAGATCCTGATTGCGCTCGGTCACCTCACGGATGTAATCCCACAACAGGGTGATCCGTTTCAACTTGCGCAGATCTTCCCGGCAGTACATCCAGAACTGCCGGGTGATGTCGATTTCCTCCGGCAACACCGGCAACAGGCGCGGATCCTGTGCCGCGAGGAAACACGGCAGAATCGCCAATGAGCGTCCCTGCTGCGCCGCCACGAACTGTGCAATCACGCTGGTGCTGCGCAAATTGGCGCTGGCGCCGGGCAACACGTTCGCCAGATACAGCAGCTCCGAGCTGAACGCCAGATCATCCACATAACTGATGAATTGATGCTTGCCCAGGTCGGCGGGGCGGCGGATCGGCGGATGTTTGTCCAAATATTCCTGGGTTGCGTAGAGCTGCAAGCGATAGTCGCAGAGTTTGCAGCACACGTACGGCCCGTGTTCCGGGCGTTCGAGGGCGATGACGATGTCGGCCTCGCGTTTGGACAGGCTGATGAAGTGCGGCAGCGGCAGGATATCCACCGAAATCGCCGGGTAGGCGTCGACGAAGTGGCTCAGTTGCGGGGTGATGAAAAAGCTGCCGAAACCTTCGGTGCAGCCCATCCGCACATGCCCGGACAGCGCGACGCCGGAACCGGATACCTGCTCGCAGGCCATGTGCAGCGTGCTTTCGATCGACTCGGCATAACTCAGCAGGCGCTGGCCTTCGGCAGTCAGTACGAAACCGCTGGTGCGTGACTTTTCGAACAGCAAGGTGCCGAGCGCCGCTTCCAGCGAACTGATTCGCCGCGACACGGTGGTGTAGTCCACCGCCAGGCGTTTGGCTGCAGTACTGGCCTTGCGGGTACGGGCGACTTCGAGGAAAAACTTGAGGTCGTCCCAGTTCAGCGAGCCTAGAGAGGTGATGTTTTTTTGCATGATGGACGGGCTTATATGTGCGTTCTTATTAGAAGTTTGCACATCTATACTCCAAAAACAGTCCGACAACCAATTCGTGACACACGCCTCATCTCAAGGCGAACCTTTCGCCTTGGCTCCTAAGATAAAAACAAGTTCTGGAGACCAGCATGAACGCATCGCTTACGCCCAACGAAACCACGATCCAGAAGGTCAAGCTGCTGATCGACGGCGAGTGGGTCGAGTCGCAGACCACCGAGTGGCATGACATCGTCAACCCGGCGACCCAGCAAGTGCTGGCCAGGGTTCCGTTCGCCACCGCCGCTGAAGTGGATGCCGCCGTCAGTGCCGCCCAGCGCGCCTTTCAGACCTGGAAGCTGACTCCAATCGGCGCGCGCATGCGCATCATGCTCAAGCTTCAAGCGCTGATCCGCGAACACTCCAAACGTATCGCCGTGGTGTTGAGCGCCGAGCAGGGCAAGACCATCGCTGACGCTGAAGGCGATATTTTCCGTGGCCTGGAAGTGGTCGAACACGCGTGCTCGATCGGCAGCCTGCAAATGGGCGAATTCGCCGAAAACGTCGCTGGCGGCGTCGATACCTACACCCTGCGCCAGCCGATCGGCGTCTGTGCCGGCATTACGCCGTTCAACTTCCCGGCGATGATCCCGCTATGGATGTTCCCGATGGCCATCGCCTGCGGCAACACCTTCGTCCTCAAGCCATCCGAACAGGATCCGCTGTCGACCATGTTGCTGGTGGAACTGGCCATCGAGGCCGGCATTCCGGCTGGCGTGCTTAACGTCGTCCATGGTGGCAAAGACGTGGTCGATGGCCTGTGCACCCATAAAGACATCAAGGCCGTTTCGTTCGTCGGTTCGACCGCTGTGGGCACTCATGTTTATGACCTGGCCGGTAAACACGGCAAACGCGTGCAATCGATGATGGGCGCGAAGAACCACGCGGTGGTGCTGCCGGACGCCAATCGCGAGCAAGCACTCAATGCTCTGGTCGGCGCCGGTTTCGGTGCGGCCGGTCAGCGCTGCATGGCCACCTCGGTGGTGGTGCTGGTGGGCGCGGCCAAGCAGTGGCTGCCGGATCTGAAAGCGCTGGCGCAGAAACTCAAGGTCAACGCCGGCAACGAGCCGGGCACCGATGTCGGTCCGGTCATTTCGAAAAAGGCCAAGACGCGAATTCTCGATCTGATCGAGAGCGGCATCAAGGAAGGCGCGAAACTCGAGCTGGACGGTCGCGACATCAGCGTGCCGGGCTACGAGAAAGGCAACTTCGTCGGCCCGACCCTGTTCTCCGGGGTGACTACCGACATGCAGATCTACACCCAGGAAATCTTCGGCCCGGTGCTGGTGGTGCTGGAAGTCGATACCCTCGATCAGGCCATTGCGTTGGTCAACGCCAACCCGTTCGGCAACGGCACCGGCCTGTTCACCCAGAGCGGCGCGGCGGCGCGTAAATTCCAGACTGAAATCGACGTTGGTCAGGTCGGTATCAACATCCCGATTCCAGTGCCGGTACCGTTCTTCAGCTTCACCGGTTCGCGCGGTTCGAAACTCGGCGACCTCGGTCCGTACGGCAAGCAAGTGGTGCAGTTCTACACCCAGACCAAAACGGTCACGGCGCGCTGGTTCGATGACGACAGCGTCAACGACGGCGTGAACACCACCATTAACCTGCGCTGAGGAATGGCCATGAAAATCGCATTTATCGGTCTGGGCAACATGGGCGCGCCGATGGCGCGTAACCTGATCAAGGCCGGGCATTCGCTGAATCTGGTGGACCTGAACAAAACCGTACTGGCGGAACTCGAGCAATTGGGCGGCACCATCCGCGCTTCGGCTCGCGAAGCCGCTGAAGATGCAGAACTGGTGATCACCATGCTGCCGGCGGCGGTGCATGTACGCAGCGTCTGGCTCGGTGAAGATGGCGTGCTGGCCGGGATCGGCAAAGGCGTGCCGGCGGTGGATTGCAGCACCATCGATCCGCAGACTGCGCGCGATGTAGCGGCGTCGGCTGCCAAACAAGGCGTGGCCATGGCCGATGCCCCGGTGTCCGGCGGCACCGGCGGTGCCACGGCCGGGACGCTGACCTTCATGGTCGGCGCCACCCCGGAACTGTTCGCCACCCTGCAACCGGTGCTGGCGCAGATGGGCCGCAACATCGTGCATTGCGGTGAGGTCGGCACCGGCCAGATCGCCAAGATCTGCAACAACCTGTTGCTCGCCATTTCGATGGTCGGCGTCAGCGAGGCGATGGCGCTGGGCGATGCACTGGGCATCGACACCTCAGTGCTCGCCGGGATCATCAACAGCTCGACCGGGCGTTGCTGGAGTTCGGAAATGTACAACCCGTGGCCGGGCATCGTCGAAACGGCGCCGGCCTCGCGTGGTTACACCGGCGGTTTCGGCGCCGAGTTGATGCTCAAGGATCTGGGACTGGCCACTGAAGCGGCGCGTCAGGCCCATCAGCCGGTGGTGCTGGGCGCGGTAGCGCAGCAGTTGTATCAGGCGATGAGTCAGCGCGGGGAAGGTGGCAAGGACTTTTCGGCGATCATCAACAGCTATCGCAAGCCGCAGTAATCGTCGTCAGGCCGGTGCTCGTCACAGGTCTGCAATTCAGATGCAGTAAGTGTTGCCGGGAAATCACGTCGGGTGGTTTCCCGGCTTTTTTGTATCAGGTGAACACAAAATATTTGCGTACGGTCTCGACCACTTCCCAGGTGCCCTTCATGCCTGGCTCAACGACGAAGATGTCGCCGGCACGCAGGTGGATCGGCTCCATGCCGTCCGGGGTGATGACGCAGTAGCCTTCCTGGAAATGGCAGTACTCCCATTTCACGTAATCCACCCGCCACTTGCCCGGCGTGCAGATCCAGGTGCCCATGATCTTGCTGCCGTCTTCGCTGGTGTAGGCGTTGAGATTGACGGTGTGCGGGTCGCCCTCGAGCTTTTCCCATTTGCAGGCGTCGAGTACGGGCAGGGGGTGGGTGTCGCGCAAAACGGTGACAGGTGCGGGCATGACGGCTCCAGGCCAGAGGGAGTTAGAGCCATCACCGTAACGTTCGCGGGAGCTGTCGGAATGTCTGGGGTCGACCTCCAGATGCCTGTAAGCGCTGGCCCAGATCGGCTTAAAGTCCGAATTTGCACCATGTGCGTGCATATATGACGGTTTTAATACAAGCATGCACCATAAAAGTTCAATCAATTTTTAGACTAAAACGAGATAACCATTCTGACACCTATTGCAAAACAAAATCGTCTGTACTATAACATTCGTACTAAAGGACTATTCCTCGGAAGGGAGCTCCACCTGAGTCACGGACAGACTCGAATCGGCTTTTTCTCATCTCGATAACTGACTTGATCTTCGGCTCAAGTGTGAACTTCTATCTGTTGTTAATGAATAATGACAGTTGAATGAACCGGGCAGTTAATAAGTGGCGCGGACGCAATGCCTCGCGTACTTTGAGTAGAAGCCTTAAATAAACAGTTAATTATTATTTGTGCACTGGCGGATTTATATCTGCGGGATACGCACACCCATCGAATTTTTATGTGCCCGGCATCAATGGAATGAGGCTTTATTGTGGACGAC is a window from the Pseudomonas gozinkensis genome containing:
- a CDS encoding LysR family transcriptional regulator yields the protein MQKNITSLGSLNWDDLKFFLEVARTRKASTAAKRLAVDYTTVSRRISSLEAALGTLLFEKSRTSGFVLTAEGQRLLSYAESIESTLHMACEQVSGSGVALSGHVRMGCTEGFGSFFITPQLSHFVDAYPAISVDILPLPHFISLSKREADIVIALERPEHGPYVCCKLCDYRLQLYATQEYLDKHPPIRRPADLGKHQFISYVDDLAFSSELLYLANVLPGASANLRSTSVIAQFVAAQQGRSLAILPCFLAAQDPRLLPVLPEEIDITRQFWMYCREDLRKLKRITLLWDYIREVTERNQDLLMGETREMQFAD
- a CDS encoding CoA-acylating methylmalonate-semialdehyde dehydrogenase encodes the protein MNASLTPNETTIQKVKLLIDGEWVESQTTEWHDIVNPATQQVLARVPFATAAEVDAAVSAAQRAFQTWKLTPIGARMRIMLKLQALIREHSKRIAVVLSAEQGKTIADAEGDIFRGLEVVEHACSIGSLQMGEFAENVAGGVDTYTLRQPIGVCAGITPFNFPAMIPLWMFPMAIACGNTFVLKPSEQDPLSTMLLVELAIEAGIPAGVLNVVHGGKDVVDGLCTHKDIKAVSFVGSTAVGTHVYDLAGKHGKRVQSMMGAKNHAVVLPDANREQALNALVGAGFGAAGQRCMATSVVVLVGAAKQWLPDLKALAQKLKVNAGNEPGTDVGPVISKKAKTRILDLIESGIKEGAKLELDGRDISVPGYEKGNFVGPTLFSGVTTDMQIYTQEIFGPVLVVLEVDTLDQAIALVNANPFGNGTGLFTQSGAAARKFQTEIDVGQVGINIPIPVPVPFFSFTGSRGSKLGDLGPYGKQVVQFYTQTKTVTARWFDDDSVNDGVNTTINLR
- the mmsB gene encoding 3-hydroxyisobutyrate dehydrogenase — encoded protein: MKIAFIGLGNMGAPMARNLIKAGHSLNLVDLNKTVLAELEQLGGTIRASAREAAEDAELVITMLPAAVHVRSVWLGEDGVLAGIGKGVPAVDCSTIDPQTARDVAASAAKQGVAMADAPVSGGTGGATAGTLTFMVGATPELFATLQPVLAQMGRNIVHCGEVGTGQIAKICNNLLLAISMVGVSEAMALGDALGIDTSVLAGIINSSTGRCWSSEMYNPWPGIVETAPASRGYTGGFGAELMLKDLGLATEAARQAHQPVVLGAVAQQLYQAMSQRGEGGKDFSAIINSYRKPQ
- a CDS encoding cupin domain-containing protein, yielding MPAPVTVLRDTHPLPVLDACKWEKLEGDPHTVNLNAYTSEDGSKIMGTWICTPGKWRVDYVKWEYCHFQEGYCVITPDGMEPIHLRAGDIFVVEPGMKGTWEVVETVRKYFVFT